The region aTAGTGTTACCAGTGCTCAGAACTGTGTTAAAGTTAACATCCAATaccatattttaaagaaagaagtttaATGTAGGACCTAGATCTAAAAGGCCCTTCTCAAAGGTCAAGGCATtggtaattttaatttaaaaagaaaaggactttAATCATTATtggaaatttaaatgacaatggtTTTCAGGAGCTATAAATCAAATCTCAATTTTAAGACAGAGCAAATTTTCATTTCTGACAGACTCATACCTGACAACTCCAATTAGACATAATATTCCCATGCCCCTAAAATTAAATACAGTATTTCaaattggaaaaaggaaattataaaatggacttttaaaattatactctctctatatataaacaCACCATTTTAACTGTTGTTTGCTAGCAGAATTatgaaattaaaatcaaattCTACCTCTTCCAAGGGACAATCATAAATGCTCTTTCGTTGTTTTATTTAAGAAACCATCCATACTTTGTTGCTTTCTATCCCGTATTTTAAAATCATGACCAAAGGCCAAGAGTCAATCCATTTACCTGAAATAAATAGCTAGTAGGTACTGGTCCTACCTTTGTGTCCTTTAACAAGTCCCATACTCAGGAGGCTGGGGGAATTTACAAGAACATGAGTTAGGAACACTTTAGATTTTCAAAGTGACTCTGACATCCATGTCCGTAGACGTTATTCAGAGGCTATTCATGTGCACTGAAGCATGTCCAGCATGCAGGCAAACTTCTTTCATTTGTTCAAATTGaggtaaaacagacaaaaaatactTAATATTAACAGAAGCTGCACAGTTGAAACTAAACTTTTGCTCCTTATTTCATATAAACTGACTTTCAAATTTTCTCACAAAATGGAGACTCTAAAGCCAACCATCTCTCCAATTTCAGTCACCCCACAATCTTCTTTCAAAGCCATTATTAGTAAAGAATGTttcaaaatgaaggaaaactttTCCCCCCAGAATCTACATTTGTTATTAGCATGTCATAATTACTTATTACTTTACTTTTCaaattgagaaagaattcaagccTGAGTGCTATTCGGTATTTTTCAGATACCAAAAAATAACAAGAGGATTCATAAATATGATTTTTGGACACAGGCAAGTCTGCTAACATTTACAAAATACCAAAAACACTTCTCTCAAGAATAAGATGGCTGAGATTTAGTAGTTATTAGTTAGTTCTTCagtacaaataaaatttaaatcttgACTGTTTTTCTGCCAACATTTTAAATAGTCAAATTTTACTCCACTTCCAGGCttcaaatcaaaacaaacaaaaatactaatGAAAATTACCCAACTGGCAACAAGTCCCATAGTCCAATGTTATTTTTAGCCCAACAATTATAACCCACTGccagtaattatttatttttatctacttGTTTATATTAAATAAGCACTGGTcagttatataaaataataatttgcaaGAATGGTACTTGGCACTGGGTTACCTTAATGTTTCTGGTATAAACAAAAGCACTTAGAAAACACCAGCTCCTAAGCACTTTTTTAtctgtaatttgcatttccaaaagcattttttaaatgttaactttTCAGCTGACAGATTCTAGGGAGTCTAATCCCAGCTAACATGGttgatttttaagaataaatgaatCCCTAAGACACATGGTAATGGGTACTATACTTGCTTTCATATCATATGGGAACAGTTTCAGAcagacaaaaagtagaagaaaacttGCCAAATCAAAGTACTGTAAATAAAGTTCATCTTACGTACCCCAGAGCAGAAaagctcaaaaataaaaaaaatcaaaagaccaCCCCTCCTCCCGACACAAAACTCCACCTAAAACACTTAGTTCTGAGCCTAACCTTTTCCTAAAACGTTAATCCCAGAAGCTTTAAGGTACTTAAAGCTGTGCAGTAACTGTAGAAAGCACCACGCTACAGAGGAAATGTCATGTAGGGTTTAGCCGCTGCCCACCCACCCCTTACCACCCCCAACTCTAGTAATATGTAAAAGCTCCTATTAAAGTTTTTCTTATGCTAATAGAGGCATACCACCTAGGGTGCTAAAAACTAAAACAAGCAGCATTAGAGCAGTAAAGTGAAAATAGGAAGCCTACAGGAACGAGCTGAACACCTACTTAGAAGAAACAAAGCAGCAGACGTGACCCTTCGCCCTCTCATTGTGTTTGTAGGGAAGTGCTGAATTAAACGGTCAGATTTACCCACATTAACAAAAATTTAACAAAGCTTCCCCAAGACACCAGAATAAAACCTGACCTTTCCAGTCAAAGAGCACAGAGAGGCCTTTTCCATGTTAGGGAGTTGAATGAGTTCAAAGATGggcaataaaggaaaaaaagaaagcattaggGGTGGAATGGGAACAAGCTTTGGAGTTTATCGAACAGTCACACCAAGTTTCTCCAGCACACGAACACCCTTTTCTTGGTATTCCTGTCGGGTCATCCAGAAgttgtctttgtctttcatgatatCTGCTAGAACTGCACCTCCCAGGAACACCATGTGCTTTCTGCGCGGTGGATCTTCAATGCGGATCTTAAATTTAGAAAGTTTTTCCACATCTCCCTTTAAAACTCGTTCTAAGTAAAGCTGTTTAAGTTCTCGTTCCAACCGTGATGGCAACCCAGGGTACATAGTAGACCCTCCAGAAAGCACAATGTGTTTATAGAATTCAGATCTGGTGTCAATGTCAGCTGCCTGGATTGTATTAAAAAGCAATTCAGCAACACCCACTCCCTCAACATTGATCAAGTGAGGCTGAAATAAAGCTTCTGGTGCTTCAAATCTTTCTCCCCCAACTTTGATAATGCGGCCATCTGGGAGCGTGTAAGACTCAACTAATACTGTGGTTTCTAAGGCCAGTTTCTGCTCTTGCTCAATATTATACCCCACATAACACAGTTTTTCTTTAATCATGCGAACAGTTTCAAAATCAGCAGAGTGGTTGAAGGCGTATCCTCGCAACAGAAGCAGCTTGATAAGGTACCTGGTAATATCCCTCCCAGCAATATCCAGTCTCCTGGTaagatgagggagagaaaagCCTTCATATACCGGGCAAATATGGGTTACACCATCTCCAGAGTCCACCACTACTCCAGTCAATAAACCTTGAGCATACAAAGTCAGAACTGCCTGGATCGCTACATAAACACCAGAAAATTGGTAAGTTTCAAACATTACCTCCAcaattttctctctgtttttggtTGGGTTCATGGGAGGTTCTGTGAGTAAGATTTTACAATTTCTGGTATCTATGTTAAGTTTCTCTGGTCCAAATGTATAGTCCCACAGGTGTTTCATGTCATCCCAATTTCGCACTATGCCATTTTCCATAGGATAGTTCACTTCTAACATTGAACGTAGTTCACTTGCTTCATCACCAACCATAAGATCCTTGATTTCAATGTTTCCCACTTTGGTGGTTGATCTGATAATAGGTCTTCCAACCAAAGCTGGGAAGATGTGTTCTGGAAAATTAGAGCCTGCATATCCACACTTCACAAACCCGGTGCCGTTGTCGCACACCACCACCTTCCTGCCCTGGCTGTCCATCGTCCTCCCGGAAGAGAGACGCCGCCGCCACCACTGCCAGAAGACCTACAGCAGCCGCCGCCCggccccttcctcttccttcctccaggatggccattttgacagcattaattcttcctatccattagcatgggTTGTACTTCCATTtagtggtgtcttctttaatttttctcatgagtgtcttctagttttcagggtataggtctttcacctctttggttaggtttactcctaggtattttattctttttgatgcaattgtgaatggaattgttttcatgatttctctttctgctagttcatcattagtgtataggaatgcaacagatttctgtgtattaattttgcatcctgcaactttgctgaattcagctattagttctagtagttttggggtggattttttagggttttttttaatgtacagtatcatgtcatctgcaaacatcgagtttaacttcttccttaccaatctggatgtcttttatttccttgtgctgtctgattgccaggactaggacctccagaactatgttgaataaaagttgggagagtgggtatccttgtcttgttaccaatcttaaaggaaaagctttcagcttctcactgttaagtatgacgttggctgtggaattttcatatatggcctttattatgttgaggtacttgtcctctatacccattttgttaagagaggttttatcatgaatggacgttgaattttgtcaaaggctttttcagcatctatggatatgatcatgtggtttttgttcttctttttgttgatgtggtggatgatgttgatggattttctaatattgtaccatccttgcatccctggaataaatcccacttgatcatgatggattatctttttgatgtatttttgaatctgctttgctaatattttgttgagtatttttgcatctatgttcatcagggatattggtctgtaattttctttttttgtggtgtctttgcctggttttggtattagagtgatctggcctcatagaatgagtttggaagtattccctcgtcttttagattttggaaaactttaaggtggagGGGAATTAggtcactaagtgtttgataaaattcagtgatgaagccatctgatccaggggttttgttcttaggtagtttttttattaccaactcaatttccttgccagtaattggtctgttaagattccctgtttcttcttgggtcagtcttgaaaggttgtatttttctagaaagttgtccatttcttctaggttatccagtttgttagcttataatttttcatagtattctcaataattctttctgtggtgtccatagtgatttttcctttctcatttctgattctgtttatgtgtttagactctttttttccttaataagtctgactaggagttttatttattttgttaattttctcaaagaatcagctcctgctttcattgattctttgttttattcttcttaattttatttaattctgctcTGATCTctattacatccctccttctactaatttttggcctcatttcttcttcttttcctagtttcattaattgtgagttcagactattcatatgggatttttctccttttctgaggtaggcctgtattgcaatatactttcctcttagcacggactttgctgcatcccagattttgtggtgttgagttattgttgtcatttgtctccatatattgcttgatctgtttttatttggtcattgactcaTTGactacttaggagcatgttgttaagcctccatgtgtttgtggacttttacattttctttgcataatttatttctagagtcatacctttgtggtctgagaagctggttggtacaatttcaatctttttgaatttactgagtctctttttgtggcctagtatatgatctattcttgaaaatattccatgtgcacttgagaagaatgtacatcctgctgcttttgggtagtgttctataaatgtctgttaggtccatctgttctaatgtgttgttcagtgtctctgtctccttacttattttctctctggttgatctgtcctttggagtgagtggagtgttgaagtctcctagaatgaatgcattacattatatttccccttttaattctcttagtatttgtttcacatatgtaggtgctcctatgttgggagcatagatatttataatggttatatcttcttgttggattgagccctttatcattatgtaatgtccttctttgtctcttgttactttcattgttttgaagtctactttgtctgatacaagtgctgaaactcctgcttttttctcactgttagttgcatgaaataccttttttcatcccctcacttttagtctgtgtatatctttgggtttgaagtgagtctcttgtaggcagcatatagatgggtcctgtttttttatccattcagtgactatatcttttgattggtgcattcagaacacttacatttagggtgattatcagtagatatgcacttattgccattgcaggctttagattcattgttATCAAAGGATCAAGGgtacttccttactatctaacagcctaacttaactcagtacactattacaaacacaatctaaaggttcttttttttcctcctttttcttcctcctccaatctgtatatattaggtatcataatctgtactctttgtctatcccttgactaactttgggggtctttgatttaattttgcatttgcttagtaattagttggtctgctttctttactgtggttttattttctctggtggcagctatttagccttagaaacacttccttctatagcagacctccaaaatacactgtagagatggtttgtgggaggtaaattcttttaactttggcttatctgaaaattgtttaatagcttcttcaaatttaaatgataatcttgtttgttagagtattcttagttaagggcttgtttcattgcattaaatatatcacgcagctctcttctggcctgtaaggtttctgtttagaagtcttatgatagcctgatgggttttcctttatatgtgattttttttctctctctggctgctcttaatagtttgtccttatccttgatctttgccattttagttattatatgtcttggtgttgtcttccttgggttccttgtgtggGGAATTCTgagcacctccatggtctgaggctatctccttccccaggttgaggaagttttcagcaattatctcctcaaagacattttctatccctttttctctcttcttcttctggtacccctataatgcaaatatttttccatttggattggtcacacagttctatcaatattctttcattcctatagatccttttttctctctgtacctcagcttctttaatcctgttctctaatttctatttcatttaccatctcctctacttcatctaatctgcttttaaatccctccattgtgtgtttcatttcagtatttttgTAGGTTTGTATCtgattcttgaattcctccctgaggtcttgaatatttttctgtagctctttgagcatgtttatgattttttttgaaatctgtttcaggaagattggtaagctcagtttcacttggtactctttctggtgtttgtgggattttggtttgaaccaggttcctttgacatttcatatttgtaagtggtgccctctggtgcccaaaagctgtactctctggagctgctcagcccctggagcgatggaGGTCGCAGGTGAATGGTGCTTGTGCCTACCAGGAGAAAAtacctctttcctgcttcccagctgcatgcctgcctccactgccagggccagtggcccagcatgctgggaggagtctctatgctatgcacttgtagctgctgtaggtggacctggcacaatggtgggggcagctgaTTTGTGATCTTGTGCCTGCcgagaggaaggagcagcaggctgcatattgtgTTGGGGGGCCTCgtagctgcattgccacccaggggtatagagcgcctgaagctcccgaaaattcccaacttgctgggctgagtgcactgggacaattatgtccacctgtcctttctcctaagcagcaagctctgtgcaatccttgcccctttagcagccctctcactgttgggaaatctcggagtgcctgcctttcttttgtcccagagcaaccagttgtgggtacctgttctacACAAGCAGCTGcaactcagtctctccaagtattccacctgtcttagctttccaaccccactaatctccagagcaccatgtaacataagtttgtgctcccagagcagatctccagggctgggtgttctagGCCTTcaacccctccctgctctgtttctcttcctcttgcccatgagtttgggtgggggaagggcttaggttctgctggatcacagctttggtactttacccttttccgtgaggtctgctctgttccctgggtgtaggcagtctgttgtaGCCTTCTTTGCTGTTGCTCCttcaggatttgttgtatttgctatattttcatattatatgtggttttgggagggggtttctgtctcacctctcgtactgccatctttaagcccctCCTCTACCTCCAAAATTTAACTCCCAAGTCACCTGCAACCTTGGCCCTTCCTGATTTCTGTATTAAGTTAGCAGAAACTGAAAAGGTATTTCTCAGGCACTCCCATGACCTGGGCACAGGGAGACTGGTCTCATTGGTACTGATGTGAAAAGAACAATCAGCAAGGTGGGGTTAAAGAACTGGTTGCACCTCATGTTCCAGGGGCTGCCCCTGTGGGTCACTTTGAAGTCAACAGGAAATAGGTTCTTCCCCAAGGACCCAAAGGAATATCCTTCATCCAAAACAGCTGTCTTAAAATTACTATCTTTGTGCCACTTCCCTTGAGTTCAGGTGACTAACTGTCCTACTTTGCCTGGGGCTCAAGGGTTTACCAGAATACAGGATTTTTCAGGGCTACAACCAGGACAGCCCTGGGCAGATTGGATGGCTACAACGAGGACAGTCCTGGGCACATTACTCTCTGTTGCTGTTGATCATGACCTTATTTACAAATCCATAGTTCATTTAGTTCCCAAATTATCAGTTTACAGTGACTTTGGGCATTAGAATTTCTGACTcatcagagagagacaaaaaaaaCTGTCTGTAGCCAGAAGCATCACCCTACACTCAATTGTGCTAATTCCTGTGACCGAACTTGCAAAAGATCCCCACAACTTTCcaacaaagcccaaacttcttaGCTTGGCTTCCATGGTCCCCTCAAACCCTCAGCCTCAGCACCCACAGTTTCCCCACTGTCTAACTTCTAGAAGCTGACAATGACCCATGCCTTCTCACCTCCCTTCCATCAACTCAAATCAATTCTAAGTAATTACATCCAGAGGATAAACCAGATGGAGATAAAGGCCAGGTGCAGAGAGCAGTGTAAATGTGTTTTTGAACACCTATTGCTGAGTGccaaaactgctttttaaaaatctattgtgCAGTATCTTCTTCCAATAAAGTAACTAATCAAGAACTCACCATTttagattttattaaaatatttgatttgGTTTCTTTAAGTCCATGAtctaacattttaatataaagcTATTCTATCATTTCTGAAAAACACTAAGAATGCATTGCCACAGTCTACCTCAAACTCAATAtaattcctattaaaattttagggctttcatttcatttttactttcattctgGGATATTCACTACAACTCCCTTTGCAAGCAATCATATTCTGATGCGGGGATTTCTCTTCTTATTCTCATCACTAACAATGCAGAGAAAAGCAGACTGGCATATCCTCAACAACTGTcttacagagaaagacaaaaaccatatgatctcatttatatgcggaatcttaaaaaaaataaagaaagaaagctcaaagatacagaaaaaagatTGGTGGTCATTAGAgtca is a window of Manis pentadactyla isolate mManPen7 chromosome 3, mManPen7.hap1, whole genome shotgun sequence DNA encoding:
- the LOC118933733 gene encoding actin-related protein 2 encodes the protein MDSQGRKVVVCDNGTGFVKCGYAGSNFPEHIFPALVGRPIIRSTTKVGNIEIKDLMVGDEASELRSMLEVNYPMENGIVRNWDDMKHLWDYTFGPEKLNIDTRNCKILLTEPPMNPTKNREKIVEVMFETYQFSGVYVAIQAVLTLYAQGLLTGVVVDSGDGVTHICPVYEGFSLPHLTRRLDIAGRDITRYLIKLLLLRGYAFNHSADFETVRMIKEKLCYVGYNIEQEQKLALETTVLVESYTLPDGRIIKVGGERFEAPEALFQPHLINVEGVGVAELLFNTIQAADIDTRSEFYKHIVLSGGSTMYPGLPSRLERELKQLYLERVLKGDVEKLSKFKIRIEDPPRRKHMVFLGGAVLADIMKDKDNFWMTRQEYQEKGVRVLEKLGVTVR